The proteins below are encoded in one region of Streptomyces marianii:
- a CDS encoding replication initiator, which translates to MNLVELPYPAIVPTASRPSQAFTTPSGSADVTAPAAGRSALERRARLTGRLAKLAAAGHLAPLAQQIGTLGGCAHPIRLTGHRTRLDSATGEILDHIDSGQLPAGELLVRCGNRRATRCPACSTVYRYDTYQLIAAGLRGGRTVPASVAAHPRVFATLTAPGFGPVHNQPDSGRCHCGHTHPDDNPLLGTPLDPERYDYAGAVLWNAHAPALWARFTTHLRREIAKASGLTQRSLRYHATLSYAKVAEYQKRGQVHFHAVIRLDGPTGPTSTPPAWATTELLNQAVRAAAARTRVHHAGKPQDEGRSGWLVFRFGRQVDVRAIHGTDFTGDGPVTERHVAAYIAKYATKGAETTTGTLDRRLRLLAELVTHDITDHARRMIHTAWHLATRPQHAHLRLRQWAHMLGFRGHVSTRTRHYSTALAHLRAERAAWRTGQPDAQTPAQASASAETQAGQTGGSPVSDRAGHSTDLAAGHRPGHGHSTGHRPGRRDIAARPDGSDTTLVISHWQYAGTGLLPELEHLADLLAAKRQTRPEQPTRTRRSKRSGDRAGHPVGHSTDRLTSAVRAGAVA; encoded by the coding sequence TTGAACCTCGTAGAGCTCCCGTACCCCGCAATCGTTCCGACCGCCTCGCGCCCGTCGCAGGCGTTCACCACGCCGAGCGGCTCGGCGGACGTCACCGCCCCGGCGGCCGGGCGGTCGGCGCTGGAGCGCCGCGCGAGGCTGACCGGCAGGCTGGCGAAGCTCGCCGCCGCCGGACACCTCGCACCCCTCGCACAGCAGATCGGCACGCTCGGCGGCTGCGCGCATCCGATCCGCCTCACCGGACACCGCACCCGACTCGACAGCGCGACGGGCGAGATCCTCGACCACATCGATTCCGGGCAGCTCCCGGCGGGCGAGCTGCTGGTCCGCTGCGGCAACCGCCGCGCCACCCGCTGTCCGGCCTGCTCGACCGTCTACCGGTACGACACCTACCAGCTCATCGCCGCCGGACTGCGCGGGGGCAGGACGGTCCCGGCGAGCGTGGCCGCGCACCCGCGCGTGTTCGCCACCCTGACCGCGCCCGGCTTCGGGCCCGTCCACAACCAGCCCGACTCCGGCCGCTGCCACTGCGGCCACACCCACCCCGACGACAACCCGCTCCTCGGCACCCCGCTCGACCCAGAGCGCTACGACTACGCGGGCGCGGTCCTGTGGAACGCGCACGCCCCGGCCCTGTGGGCACGCTTCACCACCCACCTGCGACGCGAGATCGCCAAAGCCTCCGGGCTCACCCAGCGCAGCCTGCGCTACCACGCGACGCTGTCGTACGCCAAGGTCGCCGAGTACCAGAAACGCGGCCAAGTCCACTTCCACGCCGTCATCCGCCTCGACGGACCCACCGGCCCCACCAGCACACCACCCGCCTGGGCAACCACCGAGCTCCTCAACCAGGCCGTCCGTGCCGCCGCCGCGCGCACCCGCGTCCACCACGCAGGTAAGCCCCAGGACGAAGGCCGCAGTGGGTGGTTGGTGTTCCGGTTCGGGCGGCAGGTCGATGTCCGGGCGATCCACGGCACCGACTTCACCGGAGACGGCCCAGTCACAGAGCGGCACGTCGCCGCCTACATCGCCAAGTACGCCACCAAGGGCGCCGAGACCACCACCGGCACCCTCGACCGCCGCCTCCGCCTCCTCGCCGAACTCGTCACCCACGACATCACCGACCACGCCCGCCGCATGATCCACACCGCCTGGCACCTCGCCACCAGGCCCCAGCACGCCCACCTCCGCCTGCGGCAATGGGCCCACATGCTCGGCTTCCGAGGCCACGTCTCCACCCGCACCCGCCACTACTCCACCGCCCTCGCCCACCTCCGAGCCGAACGCGCCGCCTGGCGAACGGGCCAGCCCGACGCCCAAACCCCCGCCCAGGCGTCGGCGTCGGCGGAGACGCAGGCCGGCCAGACAGGCGGCAGTCCAGTCAGCGACCGCGCCGGACACTCCACTGACCTGGCCGCCGGTCACCGACCCGGTCACGGTCATTCCACCGGTCACCGTCCCGGTCGCCGCGATATCGCCGCACGGCCCGACGGTTCGGACACCACGCTCGTCATCTCCCACTGGCAGTACGCCGGAACCGGCCTCCTGCCCGAACTCGAACACCTCGCCGACCTCCTGGCCGCGAAACGGCAGACCCGACCCGAGCAACCGACCCGAACCCGACGCTCGAAGCGCTCCGGCGACCGCGCCGGTCACCCGGTCGGTCACTCCACTGATCGGCTGACCAGTGCTGTCCGGGCGGGGGCCGTCGCGTGA
- a CDS encoding helix-turn-helix domain-containing protein — translation MTAGTELLTVPQVMARLQLGCSAVYDLVRTRQLASITLGRARRIPTHALTDFIRTRLDQEAA, via the coding sequence GTGACCGCCGGCACGGAACTCCTCACCGTCCCCCAGGTCATGGCTCGCCTCCAGCTCGGCTGCTCTGCCGTCTACGACCTCGTCCGCACCCGGCAGCTCGCCTCCATCACCCTCGGCCGCGCCCGCCGCATCCCCACACACGCGCTCACCGACTTCATCCGCACCCGCCTCGACCAGGAAGCCGCCTGA
- a CDS encoding tyrosine-type recombinase/integrase, with protein MTTPRDSSPSRRVRANGDGTVYQRKDGRWEAAGYVLAPGNTRKRIRVYGTTRKDALAKLTEKTASSNRGLPVLSAQGSVAAYLTYWLENVALHHLRETTHTRYTTCVDRYLVPGLGKKKLAKLTAKDVRTWLNQLRTICQCCTRGIDARRDQPRCCAAGQCCHKPLSPLTLTYIHSVLKSALEHAVREEEIPRNVARNVRTGTPRPRRFEPLTADEARHLLTAARGHRLHALFELALHTGLRKGELLGLRWEDLDLDAGTAAIRRTLQRTSAGGLTTLPTKTRASERRIALPTRCVQSLKLHDEQQKTEREAAGTAWQHDGYAFTTAQGRPIDPTNLTRTFTTLLRKAGLRRIRFHDLRHSTATLLLEQGVELVVIKELLGHAHIGVAATVYAHIRLRLQRQAIDTLGTALDTWHRRVDLRQRR; from the coding sequence ATGACCACGCCCCGAGACAGCAGCCCCTCCCGCCGCGTGCGCGCCAACGGCGATGGAACCGTCTACCAGCGCAAGGACGGCCGCTGGGAAGCCGCCGGATACGTCCTCGCCCCCGGCAACACCCGCAAGCGCATCCGCGTCTACGGCACCACCCGCAAAGACGCACTCGCCAAGCTCACCGAGAAGACCGCCTCCAGCAACCGCGGCCTCCCCGTCCTCTCCGCGCAGGGCAGCGTGGCCGCGTACCTGACGTACTGGCTGGAGAACGTCGCCCTCCACCACCTGCGCGAAACCACCCACACCCGCTACACCACCTGCGTCGACCGGTACCTCGTCCCCGGCCTGGGCAAGAAGAAGCTGGCCAAGCTCACCGCCAAGGACGTCCGCACCTGGCTCAACCAGCTCCGCACCATCTGCCAGTGCTGCACGCGCGGCATCGACGCCCGCCGGGACCAGCCCCGCTGCTGCGCCGCCGGCCAGTGCTGCCACAAGCCGCTCTCCCCGCTGACGCTCACCTACATCCACTCGGTGCTCAAGTCCGCCCTGGAGCACGCCGTCCGTGAAGAAGAGATCCCGCGCAACGTCGCCCGCAACGTCCGCACCGGCACCCCACGACCCCGCCGCTTCGAACCCCTCACCGCCGACGAAGCCCGCCACCTCCTCACCGCAGCGCGCGGACACAGGCTGCACGCGCTGTTCGAACTCGCCCTCCACACCGGACTCCGCAAGGGCGAACTCCTCGGCCTGCGCTGGGAAGACCTCGACCTCGACGCCGGCACCGCCGCAATCCGCCGAACCTTGCAGCGCACCAGCGCAGGCGGGCTCACCACGCTGCCCACCAAGACCCGGGCCTCCGAGCGCCGCATCGCCCTCCCCACCCGCTGCGTCCAGTCACTGAAGCTCCACGACGAACAGCAGAAGACCGAGCGTGAGGCCGCGGGCACCGCGTGGCAGCACGACGGGTACGCGTTCACCACTGCGCAGGGCCGACCGATCGACCCGACCAACCTCACCCGCACCTTCACCACGCTCCTCCGCAAGGCCGGCCTCCGCCGCATACGCTTCCACGACCTCCGACACTCCACCGCCACCCTGCTCCTGGAACAGGGAGTCGAACTCGTCGTGATCAAGGAACTCCTCGGCCACGCCCACATCGGCGTCGCCGCCACCGTCTACGCCCACATACGCCTCCGCCTCCAGCGCCAGGCCATAGACACCCTCGGCACCGCCCTTGACACCTGGCATCGACGAGTCGACCTGCGACAACGGCGATGA
- a CDS encoding polymorphic toxin-type HINT domain-containing protein yields the protein MQRSPEDRKNSPNNDNTADKKKSDLCWASENLVMSLGGSSTELVHDDASGAWVAANDDGARVEYKAKDGSAKASQTGEYDGEYWVVTTRDGTRYWFGRNALPGRATATNSAFTVPVFGNHDGEPCHATAYADSSCTQAWRWNLDYVEDVHGNAMVVDWKQETNRYAKNEKFKQAVPYVRGGHPTQILYGLRSDNLTGTPAGKVVFTADERCTREGATDCSDTEFESKNYEDKQPWWDTPSTLHCKAGAANCYVSAPTFWSRMRLTAVTTYGQRTPGTTSMSLVDRWNLHQSFPKQRTDTHPPLWLESITRTGYGTARDEDGNQLSSSLPPVSFLANVVDMPNRVAKGTTDQTPDFDRLRVETIRTETGAEIHVDYSDPCPVGTTHPAPSANTSRCFPVHWSPDPDLETPPLEWFNKYVVDSVTEKDRVARQPDVVTDYTYEGGAAWAKGTDEFTKSELRTYDQWRGYAGVVVKKGVTANAGQSDATEQSQTRTRYFRGMSGDAGRTAVTVKDSTGTETLGEDLPAHQGRVAETITYTKAGGSVVARELTWPYSRKTASRAREGLPALEAYRTGTTRTDSIQTVSGGATRTVRATTTYESTHDLPVTTYTRSLTPDGSGGWTTGDRTCATTSYVHNIGKHLIGLPERSRTTVGDCAAAASATGDQVVSDVRTSYDALGAFGTNPVKGLPFQADTVDAAGTGWVTSQRTTYDALGRVTKVTDAAGNSTTTAYSPVTGPAFEVTATNALGHTSTSDSDPARGTVLSVTDPNGRKTSSSYDNLGRVTGVWSPSRTQGTDSASALFTYQIADNKPPTVTTRTLRDNGTYEDTVAIYDGLLRPRQTQAEALGGGRIVTDTLYNAGGTVRQTNNGYLAEGEPEALLFFPETVFEVPNSTETAYDGLGRAIRTTTLHEDVPQHSATVQYSGDWTLTRTGMSADGTTPLSGSRAAKTWTDALGRTSLIQHFTATDLTTETDTSYVYDPRGKLAQVTDAEGNDWTYTYDARGRLTASTDPDMGSATFGYNALDQRVWSKDGQGREQHTLYDVLGRQTELRDDSPTGSLVAKWTFDSLPGAKGHPVASTRYHNGAAFTSEVTGYDSEYRPTGSKTTIPSTSVTTGLAGTYAYTHSYTETGRLQSVQLPATPGGLAAEKVITRYDGEGAPVTTSGLAWYTADTRYSPYGEVLRTVSGEAPRRVWTTNIYNANTGRIHQSVTDRETLNPSRISALTYGYDTVGNITSITDTQSSSRVDRQCFAYDPMGRLVHAWTGTTGCPTASGAQGSGPDRAEVSPGIDGGGYWQSYAFDAIGNRTRMTVHDLADPDLDDIHTYTHGTTIGGSQPAPTVQPHTLTKVESTVREPGSTVNSQQTYAYDSFGNTTQRVIGGDTQALTWDRRNKLTSVDTDDNGTPNVTYLYDASGNRLIEDDGTTRTLYLGEAEITVNASGQAMDARRYYSHPGAPTTVRSTGGKTTGHKLTVLLADHHNTATNSVDQTAGQGILRRKYDPYGNPRGTEPADWPDRRTYLGVGIDDPATGLTHIGAREYDSTTGRFISADPLIDMTDPMQMNGYTYANGSPVSYSDPTGLRPITDCERGCSDGKGGYTRDYMTMGPNGTWIYNSTKTQISTGNNRRTTVTVKTRYGGGVNERHVRIQQEQMKCASRKDGVGCQWVPKQERDWNRAEAHRALDAAGFTPGLGAAADVGNAVLYATEGNWSEAGWSLVALVPVLGDGIAASRKGGKFLDWIMSAPPCSARKHSFVAGTEVLMEDGETKPIEDLEVGDKVVATDPVSGQTALKTVTATILTEDDKSYVDLTVSTEDGAEIVATTDHHPFWSESEQAWLDAGDLEPGMTLRTDDGATVSITATRTYGAYQDTYNLTVADVHTYYVLAGETPVLVHNCNTGGLSLSGARQVSGRFPKTANPGETLFRQKEDGTVTAYARYDEEGIISQRADLDPNSASHAGIPAPHILDMAKHVNPKTGQVFRNWEKMPRPLRPEEELCGCR from the coding sequence GTGCAGAGAAGCCCGGAAGACCGGAAGAACAGCCCGAACAACGACAACACCGCCGACAAGAAGAAGTCCGACCTGTGCTGGGCGAGCGAGAACCTCGTGATGTCGCTGGGCGGCTCGTCGACCGAGCTGGTCCACGACGATGCCAGCGGTGCATGGGTCGCCGCCAACGACGACGGCGCCAGGGTCGAGTACAAGGCCAAGGACGGCAGCGCGAAGGCGTCCCAGACCGGCGAGTACGACGGTGAGTACTGGGTCGTCACGACCCGCGACGGCACCCGCTACTGGTTCGGCCGCAACGCCCTGCCGGGGCGGGCCACGGCCACCAACTCCGCCTTCACCGTGCCGGTCTTCGGCAACCACGACGGCGAACCGTGCCACGCCACCGCGTACGCCGACTCCTCCTGCACCCAGGCCTGGCGCTGGAACCTCGACTACGTCGAGGACGTCCACGGCAACGCCATGGTCGTCGACTGGAAGCAGGAGACCAACCGCTACGCCAAGAACGAGAAGTTCAAGCAGGCGGTCCCCTACGTCCGCGGCGGCCATCCGACCCAGATCCTCTACGGACTGCGCTCCGACAACCTGACCGGCACCCCCGCCGGCAAGGTCGTCTTCACCGCCGACGAGCGCTGCACCAGGGAAGGCGCCACGGACTGCTCGGACACCGAGTTCGAGTCCAAGAACTACGAGGACAAGCAGCCGTGGTGGGACACCCCCTCCACGCTGCACTGCAAGGCCGGCGCCGCCAACTGCTACGTCTCCGCCCCCACCTTCTGGAGCCGGATGCGGCTGACGGCGGTGACCACCTACGGCCAGCGCACTCCCGGCACGACGTCGATGTCCCTGGTCGACCGCTGGAACCTGCACCAGTCGTTCCCCAAGCAGCGCACCGACACCCATCCGCCGCTCTGGCTGGAGTCGATCACCCGCACCGGCTACGGCACCGCCCGGGACGAGGACGGCAATCAGCTGAGCAGCTCGCTCCCGCCGGTCTCGTTCCTGGCGAACGTCGTCGACATGCCCAACCGTGTCGCGAAGGGAACCACCGACCAGACCCCGGACTTCGACCGACTGCGGGTGGAGACCATCCGCACGGAGACGGGTGCCGAGATACACGTCGACTACTCCGACCCGTGCCCCGTCGGCACGACCCACCCCGCACCCTCCGCCAATACCTCCCGTTGCTTCCCGGTCCACTGGTCGCCCGACCCGGACCTGGAGACACCGCCGCTGGAGTGGTTCAACAAGTACGTCGTCGACAGCGTCACCGAGAAGGACCGGGTCGCGCGGCAGCCCGACGTGGTCACCGACTACACCTACGAGGGCGGCGCCGCCTGGGCCAAGGGCACCGACGAGTTCACCAAGTCGGAGCTGCGCACGTACGACCAGTGGCGCGGCTACGCCGGCGTGGTCGTGAAAAAGGGCGTCACCGCCAACGCGGGCCAGTCCGACGCGACCGAGCAGTCCCAGACCCGTACCCGCTACTTCCGCGGCATGTCCGGCGACGCCGGCCGCACCGCGGTCACCGTGAAGGACTCCACGGGCACCGAGACCCTGGGCGAGGATCTGCCGGCCCACCAGGGCCGGGTCGCGGAGACCATCACCTACACCAAGGCTGGCGGCAGCGTCGTCGCGCGCGAACTGACCTGGCCGTACAGCAGGAAGACCGCCTCCCGGGCACGGGAGGGCCTGCCCGCGCTGGAGGCGTACCGCACGGGCACGACCCGGACGGACTCGATCCAGACGGTCAGCGGTGGTGCCACCCGGACGGTACGGGCGACGACGACGTACGAGTCCACCCACGACCTCCCGGTCACCACGTACACCCGCAGCCTCACCCCCGACGGCTCGGGCGGCTGGACCACGGGCGACCGGACATGCGCGACGACCTCGTACGTCCACAACATCGGCAAGCACCTGATCGGTCTGCCCGAGCGGTCCCGCACGACAGTGGGCGACTGCGCCGCGGCCGCTTCCGCGACCGGCGACCAGGTCGTCTCCGACGTCCGCACCTCGTACGACGCGCTGGGTGCCTTCGGCACCAACCCGGTCAAGGGCCTGCCGTTCCAGGCCGACACGGTCGACGCCGCCGGAACCGGCTGGGTCACCTCCCAGCGGACGACGTACGACGCGCTGGGCCGCGTCACCAAGGTCACCGATGCCGCGGGCAACTCCACCACCACCGCCTACAGCCCCGTCACCGGGCCGGCCTTCGAGGTCACGGCGACCAACGCGTTGGGACACACCTCCACTTCGGACTCGGACCCCGCCCGCGGCACCGTGCTGTCCGTCACCGACCCCAACGGCCGCAAGACCAGCAGCAGTTACGACAACCTCGGTCGAGTCACCGGTGTCTGGTCCCCGTCGCGCACCCAGGGCACGGACAGCGCGTCGGCACTCTTCACGTACCAGATCGCGGACAACAAGCCGCCGACCGTCACCACCCGCACCCTGCGCGACAACGGCACCTACGAGGACACGGTCGCGATCTACGACGGTCTGCTGCGGCCGCGCCAGACCCAGGCGGAGGCGCTCGGCGGCGGCCGGATCGTCACCGACACCCTGTACAACGCGGGCGGCACGGTCCGCCAGACCAACAACGGCTACCTCGCGGAGGGCGAGCCGGAGGCGCTGCTCTTCTTCCCGGAAACCGTGTTCGAGGTGCCGAACTCCACGGAGACGGCGTACGACGGCCTCGGCCGGGCGATCCGCACGACGACGCTCCACGAGGACGTGCCGCAGCACTCGGCCACGGTCCAGTACTCCGGTGACTGGACGCTGACCCGCACGGGCATGTCGGCCGACGGCACGACGCCGCTGTCAGGCAGCCGCGCGGCGAAGACCTGGACGGACGCGCTGGGCCGGACCTCCCTGATCCAGCACTTCACCGCGACCGACCTCACGACCGAGACCGACACCTCGTACGTGTACGACCCGCGCGGCAAGCTCGCCCAGGTCACGGACGCCGAGGGCAACGACTGGACGTACACCTACGACGCGCGCGGCCGGCTGACGGCGTCGACGGACCCGGACATGGGATCGGCGACGTTCGGCTACAACGCCCTCGACCAGCGGGTCTGGTCGAAGGACGGCCAGGGCCGCGAGCAGCACACGCTCTACGACGTCCTCGGCCGGCAGACCGAGCTCCGCGACGATTCACCGACCGGGTCCCTCGTGGCCAAGTGGACGTTCGACTCGCTGCCGGGAGCCAAGGGCCACCCGGTCGCCTCCACCCGCTATCACAACGGTGCCGCGTTCACGAGCGAGGTGACCGGTTACGACAGCGAGTACCGGCCGACGGGCTCGAAGACCACGATCCCGTCGACGTCGGTGACGACGGGCCTGGCGGGCACCTACGCCTACACCCACTCCTACACCGAGACGGGCAGGCTCCAGTCGGTCCAGCTCCCGGCGACGCCCGGTGGTCTGGCGGCGGAGAAGGTGATCACCCGCTACGACGGCGAGGGTGCACCGGTCACCACGTCGGGACTCGCCTGGTACACGGCCGACACCCGCTACAGCCCCTACGGAGAGGTGCTGCGCACGGTCTCCGGGGAGGCGCCGCGGCGTGTGTGGACGACCAACATCTACAACGCCAACACCGGCCGCATCCACCAGTCGGTCACGGACCGCGAGACGCTCAACCCGTCCCGGATCTCGGCACTGACGTACGGCTACGACACCGTCGGCAACATCACCTCGATCACCGACACCCAGTCGTCGTCACGCGTGGACCGCCAGTGCTTCGCCTACGATCCGATGGGCCGCCTGGTCCACGCCTGGACGGGCACCACGGGCTGCCCGACCGCGTCGGGCGCCCAGGGCTCGGGCCCCGACCGCGCCGAGGTGTCCCCGGGCATCGACGGCGGCGGCTACTGGCAGTCGTACGCGTTCGACGCGATCGGCAACCGCACGCGGATGACCGTCCACGACCTCGCCGACCCGGACCTGGACGACATCCACACCTACACCCACGGCACCACCATCGGCGGCTCCCAGCCCGCACCCACGGTCCAGCCCCACACCCTCACCAAGGTCGAGTCGACCGTGCGCGAGCCCGGCTCGACGGTGAACTCGCAGCAGACCTACGCCTACGACAGCTTCGGCAACACCACCCAGCGGGTGATCGGCGGCGACACCCAGGCCCTGACGTGGGACCGCCGCAACAAGCTCACGTCGGTCGACACGGACGACAACGGCACACCCAACGTCACCTACCTGTACGACGCCTCGGGCAACCGCCTGATCGAGGACGACGGCACCACCCGCACCCTCTACCTCGGCGAAGCCGAGATCACCGTCAACGCCTCCGGCCAGGCCATGGACGCCCGCCGCTACTACAGCCACCCGGGCGCCCCGACCACGGTCCGCAGCACGGGCGGCAAGACCACGGGCCACAAGCTGACCGTCCTGCTCGCCGACCACCACAACACGGCCACGAACTCCGTCGACCAGACAGCCGGCCAGGGAATCCTGCGCCGCAAGTACGACCCGTACGGCAACCCCCGCGGCACCGAGCCCGCCGACTGGCCCGACCGCCGCACCTACCTGGGAGTCGGCATCGACGACCCCGCCACGGGCCTGACCCACATCGGCGCCCGCGAGTACGACTCCACCACCGGCCGCTTCATCAGCGCCGACCCGCTCATCGACATGACCGACCCGATGCAGATGAACGGATACACGTACGCCAACGGCAGCCCGGTGTCGTACTCCGACCCAACGGGATTGCGTCCGATCACTGACTGTGAGCGCGGCTGCAGCGATGGAAAGGGCGGCTACACCAGGGACTACATGACCATGGGCCCCAACGGCACATGGATCTACAACTCCACGAAGACGCAGATCTCGACGGGCAACAACAGGCGCACCACGGTCACGGTCAAGACCAGGTACGGCGGCGGCGTCAACGAGAGACACGTCAGGATCCAGCAGGAGCAGATGAAGTGCGCCAGCCGAAAGGACGGCGTCGGCTGCCAGTGGGTTCCGAAGCAGGAGAGGGACTGGAACAGGGCCGAGGCCCATCGCGCCCTCGACGCGGCCGGCTTCACTCCCGGGCTCGGAGCCGCCGCTGACGTCGGCAACGCCGTCCTCTATGCCACGGAGGGCAACTGGAGCGAGGCCGGCTGGAGCCTGGTCGCCCTGGTCCCCGTGCTCGGGGACGGCATTGCTGCCAGCCGTAAGGGCGGCAAGTTCCTTGACTGGATCATGTCCGCGCCTCCCTGCAGCGCTCGCAAGCACAGCTTCGTCGCGGGCACCGAAGTCCTGATGGAGGATGGCGAGACCAAGCCCATCGAGGATCTGGAAGTCGGCGACAAGGTTGTTGCCACCGACCCCGTATCAGGGCAGACGGCACTCAAGACGGTCACCGCCACGATCCTGACGGAGGACGACAAGTCCTACGTGGACCTGACGGTCTCCACGGAAGACGGCGCAGAGATCGTCGCCACGACGGACCACCACCCCTTCTGGTCCGAATCGGAGCAGGCCTGGCTCGACGCCGGGGACCTCGAGCCGGGCATGACGCTGCGCACCGACGACGGCGCCACGGTCTCCATAACGGCGACCCGCACTTACGGTGCTTATCAGGACACGTACAACCTCACTGTTGCGGACGTTCACACGTACTATGTGCTGGCGGGCGAGACTCCGGTACTCGTTCACAACTGCAATACAGGGGGATTGAGCCTCTCGGGTGCGCGGCAGGTCAGCGGTCGCTTTCCCAAGACTGCTAACCCCGGGGAAACGCTTTTCCGTCAGAAAGAGGATGGGACGGTTACTGCGTATGCGCGTTATGATGAGGAAGGTATAATTTCTCAGCGCGCGGACCTTGATCCTAACTCGGCATCGCATGCCGGAATACCGGCCCCGCATATTCTCGATATGGCAAAGCATGTCAATCCAAAAACGGGCCAGGTTTTTCGCAACTGGGAGAAGATGCCGCGGCCTCTACGCCCCGAGGAAGAGCTATGCGGCTGCCGGTAG
- a CDS encoding barstar family protein — protein sequence MRTSGLGGKGQKYALASDEVDSDFWGFAHEAEGLFTPLPDEEKARRVHLAGCLPQGGLLRCVDHVGSRRAVAGNAWVELLDGDGATMGSYFVNDVTVIDVKPSASGVGLVDLTVTLWCENALPGAERLWELVRTGHLNHTGMWHELAPEDRHAWLSVALWSREYQCQGKPDAPAGQVFTLDGRHIVGRDTFYCAIGEAINGPGGYFGWNLDALDDCLRGGWGATSPFTLHWEFSAEARTRLAERVPAGDRELALFDLLLEIFEERGVRVILR from the coding sequence ATGCGAACATCGGGGCTGGGCGGCAAGGGGCAGAAGTACGCGCTGGCCTCGGATGAGGTCGACAGCGATTTCTGGGGTTTCGCTCACGAGGCCGAGGGGCTGTTCACGCCCCTGCCGGATGAGGAAAAAGCGCGCCGAGTGCACCTCGCGGGTTGCCTCCCGCAGGGTGGCCTACTGAGGTGCGTTGACCACGTCGGCAGTCGTCGTGCCGTGGCGGGAAACGCCTGGGTCGAGCTCCTCGACGGCGACGGTGCCACCATGGGGTCCTACTTCGTCAACGACGTCACCGTCATCGACGTCAAGCCCTCCGCCAGCGGTGTCGGCCTCGTCGACCTCACGGTGACGCTTTGGTGTGAGAACGCCCTGCCCGGAGCGGAACGACTGTGGGAGCTGGTCCGCACCGGGCACCTGAACCACACCGGAATGTGGCACGAACTCGCACCCGAGGACCGACACGCGTGGCTGTCGGTGGCCCTGTGGTCCCGGGAGTACCAATGCCAGGGGAAGCCCGATGCGCCTGCGGGCCAGGTGTTCACCTTGGACGGCCGACACATCGTTGGCAGGGACACCTTCTACTGCGCGATCGGTGAGGCCATCAACGGACCCGGTGGATACTTCGGCTGGAACCTGGACGCTCTGGACGACTGTCTGAGAGGCGGCTGGGGCGCGACCTCTCCGTTCACCTTGCACTGGGAGTTCTCGGCCGAGGCTCGGACGCGGTTGGCAGAGCGCGTGCCCGCCGGTGATCGCGAGCTTGCGCTGTTCGACCTCCTCCTGGAGATCTTCGAGGAACGGGGCGTGCGCGTGATCCTTCGATGA